CGGTGCCCCAGCCCCATCTCCAGGACGTCCCGGAAGCCCTCCGTGGCCACCACGCTCACCGGCTCGCCGGAGCCCTCCAGCAGCGCGTTTGTCACCCGGGTGGTGCCGTGGACGAAGCGGTCGACCTCGTCGAGGCGGACGCCGAGCTTGGCCAGGCCCTCGAAGATGGCCGCGGCCGGGTCGTCCGGCGTGGACAGGGTCTTGGCCTCGGCGAGCCGGGCGGTGGCCGGCTCGTACACGATGACGTCGGTGAAGGTGCCACCGATGTCGACGCCGATGCACAGCATGGCGAGCCTTTCGCTAGTGGTGGGCGCGCGGACCCGGGCGGCCGTCGGGCCGCCGGCACGGTCGGTCGGATCAGAAGGTGACGCCGTAGCGGCGCAGGGTCCTGCTGGTGACGGCCCGCAGGATCCAGTCGAAGAGGTAGCCGAGCAGGCCCAGGGCGATGATGCCGACGAAGACCCACTCCGTCTTGGCGTAGTTGCGGGCGGTCCAGATGAGCGAGCCGAGGCCGCTCTGCGCCGCCACGATCTCGGCGGAGACGATCGTCAGGAACGAGTTGCCCATGGCCAGCCGCGCGCCGGTGACGACGTGCGGGACGGTCGACGGCAGCACCACCGAGACCAGGGTGCGGGCCGGGTTGGCGCCGAGCGCCCGCGCGGCCCGCAGCCGCAGCTCGTCGACCGACAGGACCCCCGCGAGGGTGTTCAACGCGACGATGAAGACGGTGGTGTAGAAGATCAGCGCGATCTTCGACGCCTCGCCCGGGCCGAGCCAGATGATCGCCAGCGTGACGAAGGCGATCGGCGGCACGAACCGGAAGAACTGGATGTACGGGTCCACCATCAGCCGCAGCCACGGCACGCAGCCCATGAGCAGCCCGACCGGTACGCCGATCACCACACCGAGCGCCCAGCCGGTCAGGATCCGGGTGGACGAGGCGCTCACCGAGCTCCACAGCGTGCCGTCCTGGACCAGGTCGACCGCGCCCCGCCAGGTGAGCAGCGGCGACGGCAGGAAGAAGGCGGTGTAGTTGCGGCTGACCAGGTCCCAGACGACGACGCCGAGCACCACCGACAGGACCGACAGCCCGACCCGGGTCAGCCGGGGCCCGGGCCGGCGCCGGCGGGCCGGACCGGGAGTGTCCCGACCGGTCCGCTCCGCCACCGTACGTACGTCCACGCTCATGGTCACGCCTCCCTGTCGCCGCCGGTGGGCCGGCCGTCGTGCCCGTCGTCCAGCCCCTGGGCCTGCAACGTCCGGGCCACCTCGGCGCCGATGTCCTCGCGCAGCAGGCGGAAGAGCGCGGCGCTCGCCGGGTCGGTCAGGTCGCGCGGGCGGGGCAGGTCGCACGGGTAGACGTTCTTGATCGCCGCGGACGGGCCGGCGGTCATCGTGACGATCCGGTCGCCGAGCAGGATCGCCTCGCCGATGTCGTGGGTGACGAACACGATGGTGGCGCCGGTCTCCCGCCAGATCCGGTCGAGTTCGACCTGCATCACCAGCCGGGTCTGCGCGTCGAGCGCGCCGAACGGCTCGTCCATCAGCACCACCGACGGCTCGTTGGCGAGCACCCGGGCCAACTGCGCGCGCTGGCGCATGCCGCCGGAGAGTTGGCCGGGGAACCGGTCGGCGCTGTGGCTGAGTCCGACCATGGCCAGGTAACGGTCGACCGCGGTGGCCCGCTGCGCCTTGCCCACGCCCCGCATCCGCGGACCGAAGTCGACGTTCTGCCGCACGGTCAGCCACGGGAACAGGGCCTCGGCGCTCTGGAACACCACGCCCCGCGACACGTCGGGGCCGGTGACCTGCGCGTCCGCGCAGGTCACCGCCCCGCCGGCCGGCCGGACGAAGCCGGCGATCGCGTTGAGCAGCGTCGACTTGCCGCAGCCGCTGGGACCCAGCAGGCAGACGAACTCCCCACCGGCGATGTCGAGGTTCGCCTCGCGGACCGCCTCGAAGTCGCCGAACCGGATGTCGACGTCGCGCACCGAGACCGGGGATCCGGAGCGGTTCACGCCACCCCCCGGACCATGACGTTCCCCGCCTCGACCTTCTCGTTCACGATCTTGTTGTCCAGCTGGAACTGGGCGATCTCGTTGTAGCGCTTGATGTCCTCGTCGGTGAAGTCCCGGACCTGGCACTGCACGCCCTTGAGCAGGTTCTGCGCCTCGGCCGCCGGCACCTTGATCGCCTTCTCGGTGACCGTGCCCGCCTTGGCCGGGTCGGCGGTGAGCTGCTCGCACGCCTTGCCGACGGTGTCGACGACCTTCTTGGCCGTCTCCTTGTTCGCCTCGTACCAGGCGCCGTCGACGCCGATCACCAGGTTGTAGACGTACCCGATGTCACCGCTGGTCAGCAGCACCTTGCCACCGTTGGCGACACCCCGCGAGGGCCACGGCTCCCACATGATGTAGCCGTCGATGTCGCCGCGCTGCAACAGCGCCGGCATCTCGGCGGGTGAGGCCTTGACGAACTCGACCGCGTCGCGGCTGATGCCCTTGTTGTCGAGGACCTTGTTGGTGGCGTACTCGTTCACGGTGCCCGGCACGACGCCGTACTTCTTGATGCCGGCGACGTCGGTGATGCCGGAACGGGCGACGAGCTTGATGAAGTCGGGGGACTGCGAGAACACCGCGAGTCCCTTGATGTCACCACGGGCGGACCGGTTGAGCAGGCTCGACTCGGTGCTGGCGGTGACCTGGCCCTGCTTCGCCAGGATCGCGTCGAGCCCGCCCGTGCCCTCCTGGTACTGGGTGACGGTCACGTCGAGGCCGGCCTCCTCGAAGAGCTTCTCCTGGTCGGCCAGGTAGATCGGCGAGTACGCCGGGTCGACTCCGACCCCGAAGTTCACGGCGGCTGCGGGCGCGCCGCTGTCGCCGCCGCCGGACTCCCCGGCGGACTGGTTCTCCGAACACGCCGACACGGCGACGGTCATCAGCAGGGCTGCGGCCGCGGCTTGCACTCGCATTCTCATGGCTACCCCAGACTTCAGCGGCTCATATTGTGGTCTTGGTTGCTTAATATGGGACGCTACTGTGAGCCGCTTTACAACGTCAAGGTCTTCGTCCGACGGGCTTTCACCACAGAGAGTAGGCAAGCCCGGCCCGATTCCCCCATCCCACCGCCCGCGCATCGGGGAGGGAACACCCATGGAGCACCTGAACAACCCGCCTGGTACGGCGAATCCGAAATCTCGGCCGTTGATGAGCCAGCACAATCCGGTAACGGAACGTGTCGAGGGGTCCGCAGCTACCCGACTTTCTTCACCCGGCTGTTACGCGCCGACGACCACCGAGCGGACGTGGACGACCTCCGACACCATCCGCTACGCCCTCGGCGTCGGCGCCGGACAGACCGACCCCGCCGACGAACTGCGGTTCACCACGGAGAACTCCACCGGCCACCCGCACGCCGTCCTGCCGACCTTCGCCACCCTGCTCGCCGCCGACCCGCCGTACCTCGGCGAACCGGCCGCCGTCCGGCACGCCGGCGAGACCCTGACCCTGCACCGGCCGCTCCCACCCGCCGGCCGGGCCCACGTCACCGCCGTCGTCACCGGCGTCCACGACCGCCGCTCCGGGACCCTGGTCCACCACCGGTCGCAGATCCACGACCCCGACGGCACCCCCCTGGCCACCGTCGAGCGGACCATGTTCGTCATCGGCGCCGCCGCCGACGGCCGGCGCGCGTCGGCCCCGGCCCGGCCGCGCCCGGCCGGGCCGCCCGACCACACCGCCCGCCACCGCATCCGCCCCGACCAGGCCCTGCTCTACCGGCTCAACGGCGACCGCAACCCGCTGCACTCCGACCCGGCGGTGGCCACCGCCGCCGGTCTCCCCGGCCCGATCCTCCACGGCCTGTGCACGTACGGCTTCGCCGCCCGGACGCTGCTCCACGCGGTGGCCGGCGGCGAGCCCGACCGGGTACGCCGGATCAGCGCCCGGTTCAGCGCACCGCTGTTCCCCGGTGACACCCTCACCGTGCTGATGTGGCTCCGGCCCGGTGGCGCGCTCTTCGCGGCGCTCGACGGCCGGGGTCGGCAGGTGCTCGACCGGGGCGTGCTCGACCTGCGGTGAGGGCTTCAGGTCCGGCGCCAGGCGAGGACGCCGGCCGCCGTGCCGAGCACGCCGGCGGCCACCCCCACCCGGTGCCGGGAGAGCCACGCCTGCGGGCTGTGGCCGTACGCCCGGGAGGAGAAGTCGCCCCGCGCGCCGTAGTCGTGCCCGCCGGGCCCGTCGAGGGGGTGCCAGAGGTTGTTCGGCCGGTCGGGATCGGCCGGGCGGCCGGTCTGCTGGGACTTGTAGCCGGTGCGGGCCAGGTAGCGGTCCAGCAGCCCGGGGGCGACCCGGTTGCCGAGGATGGTCAGCGCGGTGGAGGCGCCGACCCAGTACTCGCGCCGGCCGGGCCGGTCGGCGGCGCCGACGATCGCGCGGGCGGCCACCTCCGGCTCGTAGATCGGCGGCACCGGCTCGGCGTGCCGGGGCAGCCGGGACAGCAGCCAGTCGAACTGCGGGGTGTTCACCGCCGGCAGGTGCACCATGGTCACCTTGACGTTGCTGCGCTCGTGCATCAGCTCGCAGCGCAAGGACTCGGTGAACCCGACGATGGCGTGCTTCGCCCCGCAGTAGGCCGCCTGCAGGGGGATGCCCCGGTAGGCAAGCGCGGAACCGACCTGCACGATGGTGCCCCGGTCGCGGGGGGTCATGTGGGACAGCGCGACCCGGGTGCCGTGCACGTAGCCGAGGTAGGTGACCTCCATGGCCCGGCGGAACTCCTCCGGCCGGGTCTGCTGGAACGGCGCGAAGACGGAGCTGAAGGCGTCGTTGATCCACAGGTCGATCGGACCCAGTTCCGCCTCGATCCGCCGCCCGGCGTCGACGACCTGGTCGTAGTCGGCCGTGTCGACCTCGATCGGCAGGGCCCGGCTGCCCGCGGCGCGTACCTCCTCGGCGGCGGCGTCGAGCCCGACCCGCCCGCGGGCCAGCAGCGCGATGGCGATGCCGCGCCGGGCCAGCAGCCGTACCGTGGCGCGGCCGACGCCCGCGCTGGCTCCGGTCACCACCGCCACCTGGATGTCCTGCCGCCGCCTGCCCATCTCGTCTCCCGTCGTCGAGTCCTGCTGCCCGCACTACCCGTCGGCGCCCGGCCCAGTCATCCCGGCGGCGTCGATTCGGGTTGTCCGCGCGTGTCAGGGCGGGCCGGGCGGGTACCGCACGCCACGGACACCGACGAGAGGGGCGACACCATGGCCGCAGCGGACGCCGACCAGCCGGCCGGCGGCACCACACCGGCGGTGCTGCGGGACTACGCGCTGCTCGGCGACGGGCACCGGGGTGCGCTCGTCGGCCCCGGCGGCGACGTCGCCTGGCTGTGCGCGCCCGGCTGGTCCGATCCGGCGGTGTTCAGCGCGCTGCTCGGCGGGGCGGGCCGGTACCTGGTCGCGCCGGCGGCGGACCGGTTCGTCTGGGGCGGGCACTACGAGCCGGGCTCGCTGATCTGGCGCAGCCGGTGGGTCACCGGGGACGGGATCGTCGAGTCCCGGGAGGCGCTGGTCTTCCCGGGGGAGGCGGGTCGCCTGGTGCTGCTGCGCCAGGTCCACGCGCTCGACCGGCCGGCGCGGGTGCGGGTGGTGCTGGACCCGCGGGCCGGCTTCGGCCGGGAGCCGGTGCGGGACGTGACCCGCGACGGCGAGCGGTGGCTCGCCCGCACCGGCGGGCTGCACCTGCGGTTGCAGGGCGGTGGCCGGCTGCACCCGGACCGGCACGGCTTCCTGGCCGGTGAGCTGACGGTCCCGGCGGGCGGCCGGCACGACCTGGTGCTGGAGCTGGCCGCCGACCCGCTCGACCGGCCGTGCGAGTCGCCCGGGGAGCTGTGGCGCGCCACCGAGCAGAACTGGGCGTCGGCGGTCCCGTCGCTGGACGGGCCGGCGGCCCGGGACGCCACGCTCGCCTACGCGGTGCTGCGCGGCATGACCCGCCCGGGCGGCGGCATGGTCGCCGCCACCACCACCGCCCTGCCGGAGCGGGCGATGGCGGGCCGCAACTACGACTACCGGTACGCCTGGATCCGCGACCAGTCCTTCGCCGGCCAGGCCGCCGCGCTGGTCGGGCGCTACGACCTGCTCGACGACGCGGTCGCGTTCCTCACCGATCGGGTGCTGGCCGACGGCGACCACCTCGCGCCGGCGTACACGGTCGGGGGTGGGCCGGTGCCGCCGGAGGAGGAGCTGGACGGCCTGCCCGGCTATCCGGGGGCGGGCGCCCGCACCGGCAACTGGGTGCGCGGCCAGTTCCAGCTCGACGCGTTCGGCGAGGTGCTGATGGTGCTGGCCGCCGCGCAGCGCCGCGACCGGCTCGACAGCGACGGCCGGCGGGCGATGCGGGTGGCCGCCGAGGCGATCGAGCGGCGCTGGGCGCAGCCGGACGCCGGCATCTGGGAGTTGCCGCCGCGGCAGTGGACGCACTCGAAGCTGACCTGCGTGGCGGGGCTGCGGGCGGCGGCGCGTACCGCGACGGCGGGGCCGGACGCGCGCTGGTCGGCGCTTGCCGACCGGATTCTCGCCGACGCCGCCGCGCACGGGCTGGCCGCGGACGGGCGCTGGCGGCGCGCGTACGACGACGACCGGGTCGACGCCGCGTTGCTGCTGCCCGGCATCCGGGGGGCACTCCCGCCGCAGGATCCGCGCACCGACCGGACCCACCGGGCGGTCATCGCCGACCTGGCCCGGGACGGCTACCTCTACCGGTTCCGTCCGGACCGGCGACCGCTCGGCGACGCCGAGGGCGCGTTCCTGCTGTGCGGGTTCGCCGCCGCGCTGTCCGCGTGGCAGGCCGGCGACGCGGTGGGCGCCAACCGGTGGTTCGAACGCAACCGGGCCGCCTGCGGCCCGCCGGGCCTCTACACCGAGGAGTACGACGTGCGGCAGCGCCAACTGCGCGGCAACCTGCCCCAGGGGTTCGTGCACGCGCTGATGTTGGAGACCGCGGTGACGCTCGGCCAGGTGGAGCCCTGCCGCTGACCGCCCTACCGGCCGGGTCCGGCGATGAGCGCCAGCCCGGTCTCCGGGTCGACCCGCTTGGCCAGCTCGGGGGCGACCTCGGTGACGATCACCTCAAGCGTCGGCCACACCCGGGCCGAGAGCAGGTGACCGCCGACGGTGCTGCCGTCGGAGCGGCCGAGCACCGCGTGCACGTGCAGGGCCGGCGCGCCGTCGCGGGCGGCGACGTCCCCGACCAGCGACAGCACCTCCACCTGCTCGCGGACCGGGATGGGCCGGTAGTCGCCCCGGTCCCGGTCGAACCAGCCGACCTCGGCCTCCTGGAAGCCGCCCACGGCGGTGACCCGGCCGGCGCGCAGGTCGTGCCGGCGCAGCGCGTCACCGATGGCGGTGACCGGCTCGTCGCCCTTGTCACAGACGACGACCAGCACCCGGCCGGTCGGCTGGTGCAGTTCCTCGGTCCTCACGGCTTCTCCTCTCGTACTACGGTCGCGCCGAGCGCCGCCCAGGCGGCGGCGACGGCCGCGTCGGCGAGCGCGGCGTGTCGCTGCCGCCGGTCGACCGCGGCGAGGGCGAGGGCGGTGAGCGCGTGGACGCCGTCGACCGCCGCGCCGGCGGCGAGCACGCCCGGCGCCGGCCAGCGCAGGACGACCGCGGTCTGGGCGAGGTGCCGGGCGCCCAGCACCCGCAGCGTCGTCGTCGCGGCGGTGGTGGCCGGGCCGACCGGCCGCAGCAGCGTGCCGGGGGCGAGCAGCAGCAGGGCGCCCCAGGCGAACCGGCCCGTCACCGCCGCGCCGCGCAGCGCCCGTCCCGGTCGTCGACGTCCCACCTCAGGCCACCCGGTACGGCTGGGCCGGCTCGGCGCGGAACTCCAGCCCGTTGCCCGGCCGGTCGGTCCGCACCGGCACCGCGCCGCCGGTGGCCGGCTGCGCGCCGTCGAAGAGCATCGCCTCGATCCGGACGTGGTCGTGGAACCACTCCAGGTGCCGCAGGTTGGGCGTGGCGGCGGCGACCGCGAGGTGCTGGTGCGGCGCGCAGTGCCCGGACACCTGGAGCCCGGCGGCGTCGGCCACCGCCGCCGCGCGGAGGAACTCGCTGATCCCGCCGCACCGGGTGACGTCGATCTGGAGGCAGTCGACGTACGGGGCCATCCGGTGGAAGTAGACCAGGTCGTAGCCGTACTCCCCGGCCGTGACGTCGGGCGCGACCCGGTCCCGGACCAGGCCGAGGCCGGGCAGGTCGTCGGAGCTGACCGGCTCCTCGTACCAGCGCACGTCGAGGTCCGCGGCGGCGTGCGCGACGCGGATCGCCTGCTTGCGCTGGTACGCGCCGTTGGCGTCGACGAACAACTCGACGTCGTCGCCGACGGTGCGGCGGGCGGCGGCCATCCGCTCCAGGTCGCGCCGCACCTCGGTGCCGCACGACTCGCCTATCTTGATCTTCACCCGGGGGATGCCCTGCTCGTGCGCCCAGCCGGCGAGCTGCCGGTCCTGCCGCTGGGCGTCGTAGGTGGTGAAGCCGCCGCTGCCGTAGACCGGCACCTCCCGGCGGGCGGCGCCGAGCAGCCGGGCCAGCGGCAGGTCGTGCCGGCGTGCCTTCAGGTCCCACAGGGCGCAGTCCGCGGCGGACAGGGCGAGCCCGGCGACGCCGGGGCGGCCGGCGTTGCGCAGCCGGCGTCGCATCCGATCCCAGGCGGCCGGCACGTCGTCCGGGTCGAGGTCGGCGAGCACCGGCGCGAGCAGGTCCGCCACCACGGCCACCACCGCGATCGGGCCGTAGGTCCAGCCGATGCCGGTGTGCCCGTCGGCCCGCGCCCGCACCAGGACCAGGGTGGTGGCGCTCCAGGCGAGGGTGCCGTCGCCCTCGGGGGCGTCGGTGGGGATCCGGTACGCCTCGGCGGCGAGGCCGACGCCGCTCACCGTGCCCACCGGCGGGCCAGCGCGGTCACCGCGGCCACCCCGGCGGTCGCGACCAGGCCGGCCGCCGCCCAGCGGGTGACCGGGCCGGGCCGTCGGGGCCGGTCACCCCAGTCCTGTTCCGGCCGCCGGGGGACGGCGTCGTGGTGCAGCGCGGCGCGTAGCAGCTCGGCCAGGTGGAGCGCGGTACGGCCGCCGGCGGCGCTCTGCTCGACCTGGGTGCGGCAACTGAACCCGTCGGCGAGGATCACGTCGGTCTCGGCGGCGTCCCGCACGGCGGGCAGCAGCACCCGTTCCGCGCACGCCTCGGACACCTCGTGGTGGCCCTGTTCGAAGCCGAAGTTGCCGGCCAGGCCGCAGCAGCCGGAGTCGAGGAACTCGGCGTCGACGCCGGCCGCGGCGAGCACCGCCTGGTCGGCGGCGGTGCCGAGGATGGCGTGGTGGTGGCAGTGGGTCTGGATCAGCGCGTGCGCGTCCAGGTGGGGCGGCTGCCAGCCGGGGCTGTGGTCGTGCAGCAGTTCGGCGAGCGTGACGGTCTGCTCCCGCAGCCGGGTGACGTCGTCGTCGGCCGGGAACAGCTCGTGCGCGTCGCTGCGGAACACCGCCGTGCAGCTCGGCTCCAGCCCCACCACCCGGGTGCCGGCGCGCAGGTGCGGACGCAACGCGTCGACGCTGCGGCGCAGCACCCGTTTGGCGACGTCGAGTTGACCGGTGGAGATCCAGGTCAGGCCGCAGCACACCGGGCCGTCCGGTACGCGTACCCGCCAGCCGGCGGCCTCCAGCACCTCGACCGCCGCGTGGGCCACCCCCGGGTGGAAGTGGTTGGTGAAGGTGTCCGGCCAGAGCACGACCTCGCCCCGGGAGCCGTCGCCGGTCGGGGCGCGGCGGGCGAACCAGTGTTGGAACGACTCCGCCGCGAACAGCGGGATGTCCCGGCGCCTGTCGATCCCACCGACGATCTTGGCGAGGTGGCCGAGCCCGGGGGCGTGGGCGAGGGCGTTGACGGTGCGGGGCAGCCGGGCGGCGACGGTGGCCACCAGCGGCAGCCAGCCCATCGAGTAGTGCGCGCGGGGGCGCAGCCGGCCGGCGTAGTGGTGGGACAGGAACTCGGCCTTGTAGGTGGCCATGTCCACGTTCACCGGGCAGTCGGCCTTGCAGCCCTTGCACGCCAGGCAGAGGTCGAGCGCGTCGCGGACCGCGTCGGAGCGCCAGCCGTCGCCGATGGCGCCGCCGCGGGCCGCGCCGTCGAGCATCTCGAACAGCAGCCGGGCCCGGCCCCGGGTCGAGTGCTCCTCCTCCCGGGTGACCATGTAGGAGGGGCACATCACCCCGCCGGAGTGGCGGCGGCACTTGCCCACGCCCACGCAGCGCAGCACCGCGTCGCCGAAGCTGCCGCCGTCGTCCGGGTAGGCGAAGGTGGTCGACACGCCGCCGTGGTCGTAGTCGACGCCGAGGCGCAGGTGGCTGTCGAGCGGGTAGGGCGGCATCACCTTGCCCGGGTTCATCCGGTCGTCCGGGTCGAAGATCGCCTTGACCTGGCCGAACGCCCGGATCAGGCGCTCGCCGTACATCTTCGGCAGCAGCTCGCCGCGGGCCTGCCCGTCGCCGTGCTCGCCGGAGAACGACCCGCCGTAGGACACCACCAGGTCGGCGGCGCGTTCGAGGAAGGAGCGGAAGTCGCGGACCCCGTCGGCGGTGCGCAGCCGGAACGGGATCCGGGTGTGCACGCAGCCCTGCCCGAAGTGCCCGTACAGCGACGCCTGCTGGTAGCCGTACTCGCGGTAGAGCGCCTGGAGGTCGCGCAGGTAGTCGCCGAGCCGGTCCGGGGCGACCGCCGAGTCCTCCCAGCCGGGCCAGGTGTTCTCGGCGTCGGGCACGTGGGCGGTGGCGCCGAGTGCGGACTCCCGGACCCCCCACATGCGTTTCTCGTCGGCCGGGTCGGCGAACTCGTGCACGCGCGGCCCGCCGTCGCGGCGTACCGCGTCGATCAGCCGGTCGGCGGCGGCCCGGGCCTGCTCGGGGGTGTCACCGCCGAGCTGCACCATCAGCCAGGCGCCGCCCTCGGGCAGCTCGTGCAGCGCGTGCGGGTGCAGGCTCTTGCGCCGCTCGAAGCTGACCAGCTTGTCGTCGATGCCCTCCAGCGCGATCGGCTGGTGTGCCAGCACCCGCGGCACGTCGTCGCCGGCCGACGCGACGTCCGGGTAGCTGAGGAACACCATCGCGTCGGCCTTGACCCGGGGGATCAGCTTCAGCCGGGCGCGCAGCACGGTGACGAGCGTGCCCTCGGAGCCGACCAGGGCCTGGGCGACGTGGAAGTTCTTCTCCGGCAGCAGGCTGTCCAGGTTGTAGCCGGACACCCGGCGGGGGATGTGCGGGTAGCGGGTGCGCAGGTCGGCCAGGTACTCGTCGCGCAGCGCCCGCAACTGCCGGTAGATCTCGGCCTGGCGTCCGCCGTCGCGCTGGATGCGGGCGTACTCGTCGTCGCTTGTCTCCCCCACCCACATCCGGGTGCCGTCGTACAGCAGCACCTCCAGTTCGACGATGTTGTCGACCACCTTGCCGGCGCGCTGGGCGGTGGCGCCGCAGGAGTTGTTGCCGATCATGCCGCCGAGCGTGCAGTGGTTGTGGGTGGCCGGCTTCGGGCCGTATTCCAGCCCGGTCCGTTCGAGTTGGGCGTTCAGCTCGTCCAGCACGATGCCGGGTTCGACCAGGCAGGTGCCGGCCCGCTCGTCGACCTCCAGCAGGCGGTGGCAGTACTTGGACCAGTCGATGATCACGGCGGTGTTGGTGCACTCGCCGGCCAGGCTGGTGCCGCCGCCGCGGGAGGTCAGCGGCGCGCCGTGGCGGCGGCAGACGGCCACCGCGGCGACCGCCGCCTCCACCGTGCGGGGCACCACCACGCCGAGCGGCACCTGCCGGTAGTTGGACGCGTCGGTGGAGTACGCGGCGCGGGAGCCGGCGTCGAAACGGACCTCGCCGTCGACCTCCGCCCGCAGGTCGGCGGCGAGCGCGGTCAGGTCGACGGCGTCGGTCGGC
The genomic region above belongs to Micromonospora sp. WMMD1128 and contains:
- a CDS encoding ABC transporter permease, whose amino-acid sequence is MSVDVRTVAERTGRDTPGPARRRRPGPRLTRVGLSVLSVVLGVVVWDLVSRNYTAFFLPSPLLTWRGAVDLVQDGTLWSSVSASSTRILTGWALGVVIGVPVGLLMGCVPWLRLMVDPYIQFFRFVPPIAFVTLAIIWLGPGEASKIALIFYTTVFIVALNTLAGVLSVDELRLRAARALGANPARTLVSVVLPSTVPHVVTGARLAMGNSFLTIVSAEIVAAQSGLGSLIWTARNYAKTEWVFVGIIALGLLGYLFDWILRAVTSRTLRRYGVTF
- a CDS encoding ABC transporter ATP-binding protein, with protein sequence MNRSGSPVSVRDVDIRFGDFEAVREANLDIAGGEFVCLLGPSGCGKSTLLNAIAGFVRPAGGAVTCADAQVTGPDVSRGVVFQSAEALFPWLTVRQNVDFGPRMRGVGKAQRATAVDRYLAMVGLSHSADRFPGQLSGGMRQRAQLARVLANEPSVVLMDEPFGALDAQTRLVMQVELDRIWRETGATIVFVTHDIGEAILLGDRIVTMTAGPSAAIKNVYPCDLPRPRDLTDPASAALFRLLREDIGAEVARTLQAQGLDDGHDGRPTGGDREA
- a CDS encoding ABC transporter substrate-binding protein encodes the protein MRVQAAAAALLMTVAVSACSENQSAGESGGGDSGAPAAAVNFGVGVDPAYSPIYLADQEKLFEEAGLDVTVTQYQEGTGGLDAILAKQGQVTASTESSLLNRSARGDIKGLAVFSQSPDFIKLVARSGITDVAGIKKYGVVPGTVNEYATNKVLDNKGISRDAVEFVKASPAEMPALLQRGDIDGYIMWEPWPSRGVANGGKVLLTSGDIGYVYNLVIGVDGAWYEANKETAKKVVDTVGKACEQLTADPAKAGTVTEKAIKVPAAEAQNLLKGVQCQVRDFTDEDIKRYNEIAQFQLDNKIVNEKVEAGNVMVRGVA
- a CDS encoding MaoC family dehydratase, giving the protein MEHLNNPPGTANPKSRPLMSQHNPVTERVEGSAATRLSSPGCYAPTTTERTWTTSDTIRYALGVGAGQTDPADELRFTTENSTGHPHAVLPTFATLLAADPPYLGEPAAVRHAGETLTLHRPLPPAGRAHVTAVVTGVHDRRSGTLVHHRSQIHDPDGTPLATVERTMFVIGAAADGRRASAPARPRPAGPPDHTARHRIRPDQALLYRLNGDRNPLHSDPAVATAAGLPGPILHGLCTYGFAARTLLHAVAGGEPDRVRRISARFSAPLFPGDTLTVLMWLRPGGALFAALDGRGRQVLDRGVLDLR
- a CDS encoding SDR family oxidoreductase, producing the protein MGRRRQDIQVAVVTGASAGVGRATVRLLARRGIAIALLARGRVGLDAAAEEVRAAGSRALPIEVDTADYDQVVDAGRRIEAELGPIDLWINDAFSSVFAPFQQTRPEEFRRAMEVTYLGYVHGTRVALSHMTPRDRGTIVQVGSALAYRGIPLQAAYCGAKHAIVGFTESLRCELMHERSNVKVTMVHLPAVNTPQFDWLLSRLPRHAEPVPPIYEPEVAARAIVGAADRPGRREYWVGASTALTILGNRVAPGLLDRYLARTGYKSQQTGRPADPDRPNNLWHPLDGPGGHDYGARGDFSSRAYGHSPQAWLSRHRVGVAAGVLGTAAGVLAWRRT
- a CDS encoding glycoside hydrolase family 15 protein is translated as MAAADADQPAGGTTPAVLRDYALLGDGHRGALVGPGGDVAWLCAPGWSDPAVFSALLGGAGRYLVAPAADRFVWGGHYEPGSLIWRSRWVTGDGIVESREALVFPGEAGRLVLLRQVHALDRPARVRVVLDPRAGFGREPVRDVTRDGERWLARTGGLHLRLQGGGRLHPDRHGFLAGELTVPAGGRHDLVLELAADPLDRPCESPGELWRATEQNWASAVPSLDGPAARDATLAYAVLRGMTRPGGGMVAATTTALPERAMAGRNYDYRYAWIRDQSFAGQAAALVGRYDLLDDAVAFLTDRVLADGDHLAPAYTVGGGPVPPEEELDGLPGYPGAGARTGNWVRGQFQLDAFGEVLMVLAAAQRRDRLDSDGRRAMRVAAEAIERRWAQPDAGIWELPPRQWTHSKLTCVAGLRAAARTATAGPDARWSALADRILADAAAHGLAADGRWRRAYDDDRVDAALLLPGIRGALPPQDPRTDRTHRAVIADLARDGYLYRFRPDRRPLGDAEGAFLLCGFAAALSAWQAGDAVGANRWFERNRAACGPPGLYTEEYDVRQRQLRGNLPQGFVHALMLETAVTLGQVEPCR
- a CDS encoding PPC domain-containing DNA-binding protein; this encodes MRTEELHQPTGRVLVVVCDKGDEPVTAIGDALRRHDLRAGRVTAVGGFQEAEVGWFDRDRGDYRPIPVREQVEVLSLVGDVAARDGAPALHVHAVLGRSDGSTVGGHLLSARVWPTLEVIVTEVAPELAKRVDPETGLALIAGPGR
- a CDS encoding enolase C-terminal domain-like protein, whose product is MSGVGLAAEAYRIPTDAPEGDGTLAWSATTLVLVRARADGHTGIGWTYGPIAVVAVVADLLAPVLADLDPDDVPAAWDRMRRRLRNAGRPGVAGLALSAADCALWDLKARRHDLPLARLLGAARREVPVYGSGGFTTYDAQRQDRQLAGWAHEQGIPRVKIKIGESCGTEVRRDLERMAAARRTVGDDVELFVDANGAYQRKQAIRVAHAAADLDVRWYEEPVSSDDLPGLGLVRDRVAPDVTAGEYGYDLVYFHRMAPYVDCLQIDVTRCGGISEFLRAAAVADAAGLQVSGHCAPHQHLAVAAATPNLRHLEWFHDHVRIEAMLFDGAQPATGGAVPVRTDRPGNGLEFRAEPAQPYRVA